A genomic segment from Neodiprion lecontei isolate iyNeoLeco1 chromosome 1, iyNeoLeco1.1, whole genome shotgun sequence encodes:
- the LOC107220398 gene encoding uncharacterized protein LOC107220398 isoform X1, whose amino-acid sequence MATLKGVFPEPKVNRRKNFIHENVKNLRRMEHYFHNHKEVEELQKLQIRRQQKASNRYQNIASRVNSSLREAKDEDFSDKTCTSTAKQKLDGPEKSKSQAQPHSKNSAPTLQSKTTAGVQKGFMVLHSNAKSPILKRKTREAVLNKKLQSNMTKAPSDPNLNCGHCCNSNTEVKYRSQGIQTLDAKHMSNLYAEGTIRYSTRRSPRLDLAMCKTMEVALQNNKTPREGANSPSDRGDVSSTPSSPSPKSPDLHLDSSREEGTDFVKLNKQQTSIATKMATQLNNGVPPTHYRKGVVPKYLRERKEAQLQKEQKAKEEAPDPDCPDGHVPLPDSERQETLRMLKKNYQEFVKELNMMPIKTDTLRSQKRKMEIEKQLNKIEEGIKVFSRPKVYVKINA is encoded by the exons ATGGCGACATTGAAAGGTGTGTTTCCCGAACCCA AAGTAAACAGGCGAAAAAACTTCATacatgaaaatgtgaaaaatctCCGGCGAATGGAGcattattttcacaatcaCAAGGAAGTTGaggaattacaaaaattacaaattcgaAGGCAACAAAAAGCGTCTAATCGATATCAGAACATAGCATCGCGGGTGAACTCCAGTCTTCGTGAAGCTAAAGATGAGGACTTTTCTGATAAAACATGCACATCAACTGCTAAACAGAAATTGGATGGTCCTGAAAAATCCAAGTCGCAGGCTCAACCTCATTCCAAAAATAGTGCCCCAACTTTGCAAAGTAAAACCACAGCAGGAGTTCAGAAGGGATTCATGGTACTGCATAGTAATGCAAAGAGTCCTATACTCAAGAGAAAAACTCGTGAAGcagttttgaataaaaagCTGCAAAGCAACATGACTAAGGCTCCTTCAGACCCAAACCTAAACTGTGGGCATTGTTGCAATAGTAACACTGAAGTAAAATATAGAAGCCAGggaattcaaactttggatGCTAAACACATGAGCAATTTGTATGCCGAGGGTACAATTAG gTATTCTACCCGACGGAGTCCTAGACTGGATTTGGCTATGTGCAAAACAATGGAGGTAGCactacaaaataataaaacaccACGTGAAGGTGCTAACTCTCCCTCGGATCGTGGGGATGTTAGTTCAACACCATCATCTCCTTCACCCAAATCACCTGATCTGCACTTAGATTCGTCCCGTGAGGAAGGAACGGATTTTGTTAAATTGAACAAACAGCAAACATCAATTGCTACCAAAATGGCTACACAGCTTAACAATGGCGTACCTCCCACTCATTATCGAAAGGGTGTTGTTCCCAA ATATCTTCGAGAACGGAAAGAGGCACAGCTGCAAAAAGAACAAAAGGCGAAAGAAGAGGCACCAGATCCTGACTGTCCAGATGGCCACGTCCCGCTGCCTGACAGTGAACGCCAGGAGACCCTCCgtatgttgaaaaaaa ACTATCAAGAATTTGTTAAGGAATTAAATATGATGCCAATAAAAACTGACACTCTGAGATCccagaaacgaaaaatggaaattgaGAAACAGCTCAATAAAATAGAAGAGGGTATAAAAGTATTTTCGAGACCAAAAGTCTATGTCAAAATTAACGCTTGA
- the LOC107220398 gene encoding uncharacterized protein LOC107220398 isoform X2, whose translation MATLKEVNRRKNFIHENVKNLRRMEHYFHNHKEVEELQKLQIRRQQKASNRYQNIASRVNSSLREAKDEDFSDKTCTSTAKQKLDGPEKSKSQAQPHSKNSAPTLQSKTTAGVQKGFMVLHSNAKSPILKRKTREAVLNKKLQSNMTKAPSDPNLNCGHCCNSNTEVKYRSQGIQTLDAKHMSNLYAEGTIRYSTRRSPRLDLAMCKTMEVALQNNKTPREGANSPSDRGDVSSTPSSPSPKSPDLHLDSSREEGTDFVKLNKQQTSIATKMATQLNNGVPPTHYRKGVVPKYLRERKEAQLQKEQKAKEEAPDPDCPDGHVPLPDSERQETLRMLKKNYQEFVKELNMMPIKTDTLRSQKRKMEIEKQLNKIEEGIKVFSRPKVYVKINA comes from the exons ATGGCGACATTGAAAG AAGTAAACAGGCGAAAAAACTTCATacatgaaaatgtgaaaaatctCCGGCGAATGGAGcattattttcacaatcaCAAGGAAGTTGaggaattacaaaaattacaaattcgaAGGCAACAAAAAGCGTCTAATCGATATCAGAACATAGCATCGCGGGTGAACTCCAGTCTTCGTGAAGCTAAAGATGAGGACTTTTCTGATAAAACATGCACATCAACTGCTAAACAGAAATTGGATGGTCCTGAAAAATCCAAGTCGCAGGCTCAACCTCATTCCAAAAATAGTGCCCCAACTTTGCAAAGTAAAACCACAGCAGGAGTTCAGAAGGGATTCATGGTACTGCATAGTAATGCAAAGAGTCCTATACTCAAGAGAAAAACTCGTGAAGcagttttgaataaaaagCTGCAAAGCAACATGACTAAGGCTCCTTCAGACCCAAACCTAAACTGTGGGCATTGTTGCAATAGTAACACTGAAGTAAAATATAGAAGCCAGggaattcaaactttggatGCTAAACACATGAGCAATTTGTATGCCGAGGGTACAATTAG gTATTCTACCCGACGGAGTCCTAGACTGGATTTGGCTATGTGCAAAACAATGGAGGTAGCactacaaaataataaaacaccACGTGAAGGTGCTAACTCTCCCTCGGATCGTGGGGATGTTAGTTCAACACCATCATCTCCTTCACCCAAATCACCTGATCTGCACTTAGATTCGTCCCGTGAGGAAGGAACGGATTTTGTTAAATTGAACAAACAGCAAACATCAATTGCTACCAAAATGGCTACACAGCTTAACAATGGCGTACCTCCCACTCATTATCGAAAGGGTGTTGTTCCCAA ATATCTTCGAGAACGGAAAGAGGCACAGCTGCAAAAAGAACAAAAGGCGAAAGAAGAGGCACCAGATCCTGACTGTCCAGATGGCCACGTCCCGCTGCCTGACAGTGAACGCCAGGAGACCCTCCgtatgttgaaaaaaa ACTATCAAGAATTTGTTAAGGAATTAAATATGATGCCAATAAAAACTGACACTCTGAGATCccagaaacgaaaaatggaaattgaGAAACAGCTCAATAAAATAGAAGAGGGTATAAAAGTATTTTCGAGACCAAAAGTCTATGTCAAAATTAACGCTTGA
- the LOC107220398 gene encoding uncharacterized protein LOC107220398 isoform X3 has product MATLKGVFPEPKVNRRKNFIHENVKNLRRMEHYFHNHKEVEELQKLQIRRQQKASNRYQNIASRVNSSLREAKDEDFSDKTCTSTAKQKLDGPEKSKSQAQPHSKNSAPTLQSKTTAGVQKGFMVLHSNAKSPILKRKTREAVLNKKLQSNMTKAPSDPNLNCGHCCNSNTEVKYRSQGIQTLDAKHMSNLYAEGTIRYSTRRSPRLDLAMCKTMEVALQNNKTPREGANSPSDRGDVSSTPSSPSPKSPDLHLDSSREEGTDFVKLNKQQTSIATKMATQLNNGVPPTHYRKGVVPKYDVKNIFENGKRHSCKKNKRRKKRHQILTVQMATSRCLTVNARRPSVC; this is encoded by the exons ATGGCGACATTGAAAGGTGTGTTTCCCGAACCCA AAGTAAACAGGCGAAAAAACTTCATacatgaaaatgtgaaaaatctCCGGCGAATGGAGcattattttcacaatcaCAAGGAAGTTGaggaattacaaaaattacaaattcgaAGGCAACAAAAAGCGTCTAATCGATATCAGAACATAGCATCGCGGGTGAACTCCAGTCTTCGTGAAGCTAAAGATGAGGACTTTTCTGATAAAACATGCACATCAACTGCTAAACAGAAATTGGATGGTCCTGAAAAATCCAAGTCGCAGGCTCAACCTCATTCCAAAAATAGTGCCCCAACTTTGCAAAGTAAAACCACAGCAGGAGTTCAGAAGGGATTCATGGTACTGCATAGTAATGCAAAGAGTCCTATACTCAAGAGAAAAACTCGTGAAGcagttttgaataaaaagCTGCAAAGCAACATGACTAAGGCTCCTTCAGACCCAAACCTAAACTGTGGGCATTGTTGCAATAGTAACACTGAAGTAAAATATAGAAGCCAGggaattcaaactttggatGCTAAACACATGAGCAATTTGTATGCCGAGGGTACAATTAG gTATTCTACCCGACGGAGTCCTAGACTGGATTTGGCTATGTGCAAAACAATGGAGGTAGCactacaaaataataaaacaccACGTGAAGGTGCTAACTCTCCCTCGGATCGTGGGGATGTTAGTTCAACACCATCATCTCCTTCACCCAAATCACCTGATCTGCACTTAGATTCGTCCCGTGAGGAAGGAACGGATTTTGTTAAATTGAACAAACAGCAAACATCAATTGCTACCAAAATGGCTACACAGCTTAACAATGGCGTACCTCCCACTCATTATCGAAAGGGTGTTGTTCCCAAGTATGATGTTAAAA ATATCTTCGAGAACGGAAAGAGGCACAGCTGCAAAAAGAACAAAAGGCGAAAGAAGAGGCACCAGATCCTGACTGTCCAGATGGCCACGTCCCGCTGCCTGACAGTGAACGCCAGGAGACCCTCCgtatgttga
- the LOC107220399 gene encoding nucleoside diphosphate kinase 6 isoform X1 — translation MKSKQPLQLTLAILKPHVVKSPFVLQKIRDLIIDEGFKVVRSRRTIITPMEAESFYADHKEKFFYNRLMTFMCSGPSDIHILTAHDAIAKWRTLMGPTKVYQAQFHAPHTIRGMYGLSDTRNATHGSDSPESSKREIAIFFKEFNIEHWFKNEEIFYNSGNLKFDPSLFIHTIDRTRKINESDQDTTMI, via the exons ATGAAATCAAAACAACCTCTCCAACTTACACTAGCAATACTAAAGCCGCATGTAGTTAAATCTCCGTTTGTTCTTCAG AAAATTCGTGACTTGATAATTGATGAGGGTTTCAAAGTTGTCAGATCTCGTAGAACGATAATAACACCAATGGAGGCAGAATCGTTTTATGCAGATCACAAGgagaaatttttctataatagATTGATGACCTTTATGTGCAGCGGTCCTTCAGACATCCATATTCTGACAGCTCATGATGCGATAGCTAAATGGAGAACATTGATGGGTCCAACAAAAGTATATCAAGCCCAATTTCATGCACCTCATACTATCAGAGGGATGTATGGACTGTCAGATACAAGAAATGCAACTCATGGATCAG ACTCCCCAGAATCATCAAAACGAGAAATAgccatatttttcaaagaattcaaCATAGAACACTGGTTCAAAAATGAAGagattttttacaattcaggaaatttaaaatttgatccATCTTTATTCATTCATACCATTGACAGAACTAGGAAAATAAACGAGAGTGACCAAGATACAACAATGATTTGA
- the LOC107220399 gene encoding nucleoside diphosphate kinase 6 isoform X2 produces MKSKQPLQLTLAILKPHVVKSPFVLQKIRDLIIDEGFKVVRSRRTIITPMEAESFYADHKEKFFYNRLMTFMCSGPSDIHILTAHDAIAKWRTLMGPTKVYQAQFHAPHTIRGMYGLSDTRNATHGSVASCFRLPRIIKTRNSHIFQRIQHRTLVQK; encoded by the exons ATGAAATCAAAACAACCTCTCCAACTTACACTAGCAATACTAAAGCCGCATGTAGTTAAATCTCCGTTTGTTCTTCAG AAAATTCGTGACTTGATAATTGATGAGGGTTTCAAAGTTGTCAGATCTCGTAGAACGATAATAACACCAATGGAGGCAGAATCGTTTTATGCAGATCACAAGgagaaatttttctataatagATTGATGACCTTTATGTGCAGCGGTCCTTCAGACATCCATATTCTGACAGCTCATGATGCGATAGCTAAATGGAGAACATTGATGGGTCCAACAAAAGTATATCAAGCCCAATTTCATGCACCTCATACTATCAGAGGGATGTATGGACTGTCAGATACAAGAAATGCAACTCATGGATCAG TGGCCTCATGTTTCAGACTCCCCAGAATCATCAAAACGAGAAATAgccatatttttcaaagaattcaaCATAGAACACTGGTTCAAAAATGA